One stretch of Chloroflexi bacterium ADurb.Bin180 DNA includes these proteins:
- a CDS encoding Glycosyl hydrolase catalytic core has protein sequence MSCELDSGGRISRQRALVLILLAVLCVGCRPRHTVPPLFGTRFGVGIGDAPLTGEQLDQLGPVWYMDWSWSKPAVVGHQRLYVINCDEVEPQGLKIAAAMKASGPSWWALGNEPNDPNQDNRSPEEYARLYRAFEEWAAEAPQCGILPAGIANADWQWAEQFRQAFLERYGRYPKVDGWNIHNYILEPGLDPYDVTEFARRIEGFRLWMANIGDAGKPLFLTEFGVLYGSGCCDRPVDPPEKLQEFMIDAVEWLQQSDSVQAWAWFATYTRAYNGSLMSPAGELNDLGRLYGRLVREGAQ, from the coding sequence TTGTCGTGCGAGCTCGACTCAGGGGGCCGAATTAGCAGGCAACGTGCTCTCGTTCTGATACTGCTGGCTGTGCTGTGTGTGGGGTGTCGGCCGCGACACACGGTGCCCCCGCTATTTGGCACCAGGTTCGGCGTTGGGATCGGCGATGCACCGCTGACAGGAGAGCAGCTTGACCAGTTGGGCCCGGTGTGGTATATGGACTGGAGCTGGTCGAAACCAGCGGTTGTCGGCCACCAGCGGCTTTACGTAATCAACTGCGATGAGGTGGAGCCGCAGGGGCTCAAGATCGCCGCGGCGATGAAGGCCAGCGGGCCTTCGTGGTGGGCACTGGGTAACGAGCCCAACGATCCCAATCAGGACAACCGTAGTCCTGAAGAGTACGCCCGTTTGTATCGAGCGTTCGAGGAATGGGCGGCAGAAGCGCCGCAGTGCGGGATTCTGCCGGCGGGCATCGCCAATGCGGACTGGCAGTGGGCTGAGCAGTTTCGGCAGGCCTTCCTGGAGCGGTACGGACGCTATCCGAAGGTGGATGGCTGGAACATTCACAACTATATCCTGGAGCCCGGGCTGGATCCGTACGACGTGACCGAGTTCGCGCGTCGTATTGAGGGCTTTCGGCTGTGGATGGCGAACATCGGAGACGCGGGCAAACCGCTCTTCCTGACCGAGTTCGGCGTATTGTACGGGAGTGGCTGCTGCGACAGGCCGGTCGACCCGCCGGAAAAGCTGCAAGAGTTCATGATCGATGCGGTGGAGTGGCTGCAGCAGTCAGACAGTGTGCAGGCCTGGGCGTGGTTCGCCACTTATACGCGGGCCTACAATGGTAGCCTGATGTCGCCCGCTGGTGAACTAAACGACCTGGGCCGGCTTTATGGCCGGCTGGTGCGGGAGGGCGCGCAGTAG